The following are from one region of the Gammaproteobacteria bacterium genome:
- a CDS encoding DUF4194 domain-containing protein, translating into MLSDYIEKALESERIDLDEFRELLVRLMNYGVLCRAESQVEQQLYDRYLRVAGLVEDYLGLIGIRIFHDRRFEYVRLYPPGSQVPGMEGVEDTAFGGSLRSRLTQNEVALILVLRVQYDKALREGQIDENGGVAESMESLAIAMRNLLGRALPDKLTERKRLFQRLRQLRLIDYRSEEDIDSGEAWLKIHPMIVNFVSDEALQAMEQAGNMPAGAQTMTAAMDVDDVS; encoded by the coding sequence ATGCTGAGTGACTATATTGAAAAGGCGCTGGAATCCGAGCGCATCGATCTGGACGAGTTCCGGGAACTCCTGGTTCGCCTGATGAATTACGGCGTGTTGTGCCGCGCCGAAAGCCAGGTCGAACAACAACTCTATGATCGTTATTTGCGCGTTGCCGGTCTGGTTGAAGACTATCTCGGTCTGATCGGGATTCGTATCTTTCACGACCGGCGTTTCGAGTATGTGCGTTTATATCCGCCCGGCAGTCAGGTGCCCGGCATGGAGGGTGTCGAGGACACCGCCTTCGGCGGCAGCTTGCGTAGCCGTTTGACGCAAAACGAAGTGGCGCTGATCCTGGTGCTGCGCGTTCAATACGACAAGGCGCTGCGCGAAGGGCAGATAGATGAAAATGGAGGCGTCGCGGAATCCATGGAGTCGTTGGCGATTGCCATGAGGAATTTGTTGGGGCGCGCGCTCCCGGACAAGCTGACCGAACGCAAGCGCCTGTTTCAGCGACTGCGGCAGTTGCGGCTTATTGATTACCGGAGCGAGGAAGATATCGACAGCGGCGAGGCATGGTTGAAGATACACCCGATGATCGTCAACTTTGTTAGCGATGAGGCCTTGCAGGCCATGGAGCAGGCCGGAAATATGCCCGCCGGAGCACAGACAATGACAGCAGCGATGGACGTGGACGATGTTTCTTAA